From the Lolium rigidum isolate FL_2022 chromosome 2, APGP_CSIRO_Lrig_0.1, whole genome shotgun sequence genome, one window contains:
- the LOC124687479 gene encoding uncharacterized protein LOC124687479 — protein sequence MAAAAGAKPQVHIESVQTGLPTRVVEPDRTRLIAVSAPPLPEAALQRRLRAVLYYRADEAAWEEGIWVKESLGEALCFFPEMAGRLRRRADGSWEVKLNDAGVRFQQATVEAILEEFLADKDLPRKEAALAPWVDVSAEDPDMCSLLFMQLNRFQDGGYAVGVSCTALLADPRSLARFLLEWARIHAEMKEKNKTLLRPMMQYMAYFQRPELCCRRIRSFPIDSAAADGVRARTVLFRTSAAVAGGGGDLRALAAACMARATEELGADMASRFTLVVAPADPARGATTVETSVAADGIKKTGHKLEAAEWSELGLEEVTLRGAKPVHVSCRIVAGGEEGFVVVMPDGDGFLVTATIPN from the exons ATGGCGGCGGCAGCAGGAGCGAAGCCGCAGGTGCACATCGAGTCCGTGCAGACGGGCCTGCCGACGCGTGTGGTTGAGCCGGACCGGACGCGCCTCATCGCCGtgtcggcgccgccgctgcccgaggCCGCGCTGCAGCGGCGCCTGCGGGCGGTGCTCTACTACCGGGCCGACGAGGCGGCGTGGGAGGAGGGCATCTGGGTGAAGGAGTCGCTGGGCGAGGCACTGTGCTTCTTCCCGGAGATGGcggggcggctccggcgccgCGCGGACGGGTCGTGGGAGGTGAAGCTGAACGACGCCGGCGTGCGGTTCCAGCAGGCCACGGTGGAGGCGATCCTGGAGGAGTTCCTGGCGGACAAGGACCTTCCCCGGAAGGAGGCTGCGCTGGCGCCGTGGGTCGACGTGAGCGCCGAGGACCCCGACATGTGCTCGCTCCTCTTCATGCAG CTGAACCGGTTCCAGGACGGCGGGTACGCCGTCGGCGTGAGCTGCACGGCGCTGCTGGCCGACCCGCGGTCGCTGGCGAGGTTCCTCCTCGAGTGGGCGCGCATCCACGCCGAGATGAAGGAGAAGAACAAGACCCTGCTCCGCCCCATGATGCAGTACATGGCCTACTTTCAGCGCCCGGAGCTCTGCTGCAGGCGCATCAGGTCCTTCCCcatcgactccgccgccgccgacggcgtCCGCGCCCGGACCGTGCTGTTCAggacctccgccgccgtcgccggcggtggcggcgacctcCGCGCGCTCGCGGCCGCCTGCATGGCCCGGGCCACCGAGGAGCTCGGCGCGGACATGGCGTCGCGGTTCACGCTCGTCGTCGCCCCCGCGGACCCCGCCCGCGGCGCCACCACCGTAGAGACGTCGGTCGCGGCGGACGGCATCAAGAAGACGGGGCACAAGCTGGAAGCTGCGGAGTGGAGCGAGCTCGGGCTGGAGGAGGTGACGCTCCGGGGCGCCAAGCCCGTGCATGTCTCGTGCAGGATCGTGGCGGGCGGAGAGGaaggcttcgtcgtcgtcatGCCTGATGGCGATGGATTCCTTGTCACCGCAACCATACCCAACTAG